The segment ACCTCGAATCCCTCCCGGCAGAGGTGGACGGCCATTCGCCGACTGCCGTAGAATGCTTGGCTCAGATGGACCTCGTCAATCCGTCGCATCCGTCGTAGGTTCAACTCGGTCTCCGCCCTCGGCTCGTAGTAGTAGCTCGATCGTGGCAGCCCAAGCAGCTCGCACTGCCGAACGATACTCAACTCGTGGCTCGGCTCGATCAGACGCGCTACTCCGCGTTAGTCAAGACCAGATTTTTTTCAGAAAATCGTTTTCGACCTTCAACCGACCGATCATCGCAAACAGCTCCTCGATGAGCTGTTCCTGACAAGCGTCCGCCGAACTGACCCCATCCTCGAAGAGGTCAGGGAGATGGTCGAGCAGCTGGCTCTTCCACCGCGCCACATGCCTCGAATGCACAGCGTGCTTCCGGCAGATCTCTGCCACCGTCTTGTCGCCCCGGACAGCGTCCAGCGCCACCCGCGCCTTGAACTTCGGTCCGTGCT is part of the Acidobacteriota bacterium genome and harbors:
- a CDS encoding transposase; its protein translation is MKRRKHGPKFKARVALDAVRGDKTVAEICRKHAVHSRHVARWKSQLLDHLPDLFEDGVSSADACQEQLIEELFAMIGRLKVENDFLKKIWS